TAAACTTTGCTTCTAATATTTTGGCACAAGCTTCATCAACCCTTGCTTGTGATAATTTTCCTTCATTCACTAATTCTACCACATAATCTGCAAATAAAGGTCCGTGCATGTTCATATCCATTCCAGCATCTACAGACAATCTTACTGCATCTTTAAAATCGGTAGCAACATGATGCCAAATATCAATTCTTCTTACATCATTCCAATCACTTACATAAAACCCTTTAAAACCATACTCATCTCTCATAATATTGGTCATTAAGTTTTTTTCCATGTGACAAGGAACTCCATTCAACTCATTATGAGCAGTCATGATAGAATAAATATTAGCTTCTTTAACCGCTCTTTTAAAAGGACGTAAATACACTTCTAATAAAGTACGCTTGGATACATCTATAGGGGAAGCATTGATTCCTGTAATAGGTTGACCACCTCCAATTAAATGTTTTACACAAGCCACCACTTTATCACTCCCAGAAAAATCTTCTGATTGTAATCCATTAATGGTTGCTACTCCCATATTTCCTACCAAATAAGGATCTTCTCCAAAAGTTTCCCCTGTTCTTCCCCAACGAGGATCTCTTAAGACATCAATATTAGGAGTAAAGGCCCAATGTGTTCCAGTTGCTCTCATTTCCAAAGCAGTTTCTGCACTTGCTTTATATGCTAAATCATCATCCCAAGTAGCTGCCATGGTTATAGGAGAAGGATAAATTGTAGCTCCGCTAAACAATCCATTTCCGTGAATAGCATCAATTCCAATAATTACTGGAATTTTTAAACGAGATTCACGAGCTAGTGTTTGTAAATAATTAGCTTCTTTAGTTGTTAAAACATGTAAAAAAGATCCAATTTCTCCACGCTTGGTCATTTCAGCAACATCATTACTGTGTAAACCTGGATAAAAAGCATGAGCATCACTGGTTTCTAAATCTTCGGCACTTACATTGTTTTCTGCAGTTTTCATATGTTCTAAACCAACATATTGTACCATTTGAGCTACTTTTTCCTCTAAAGTCATTTTAGACATTAAATCGGCAACTCTTTCCTCCGTGCTCAATTTTGTAGACCAATAATCTAAATCTTTTTGGTCTTTTTTACTTTCTTTACACGAAGACAACAGCAGTAATACTGCTGTTGTCAATGCATAAAGATTTATTTTAACTATTCTAAACATTTATTGGGTAGATTAAAATTATATCTTTTAATTAATTTACATCTCTGTTAGCTGATGTTTCCGATAAAGGAATTGGAATATGCATCTCACTTTCTAATGAAGAAGGTGTAGGATCTACTCCATCACCAAAAATAACGTCCTTATTATTTTCACTACCATAAAAAACCACAGCCTCGTTATGATGTTTGATTTCTTGAACAAAACGTCCTAAACCACGTCTTCTCATATAAAACCACTCATGAGCCTCACCATTCAATTCATACTCATATTCTTTCATAATTCTTTCACGGAAAGTATCTTGATCTGGTACAGAAGTTCCATCCCAATCAGCCGGTAAGGTCGTAGTACCTGTAGCTGTTGTTCTTGCTCTTAACAATACTTGATTCACATATTGATAAGCAGACCCTGGTCCGTTTAATTCATTTTCAACCTCTGCTCTTAATAATAACACCTCAGCATATCTTAATAAAACAATATTTAAGTTTGTTGTAACATTATTATAAGACGCGTCTTTATATTTATTAAGAAATGGGTATGCATTATTACCTCTGTTATTATTCTGAACTGGGAAAACCTTAAATTCATTTCCATTGTTTGTTCTAGTATAACTATTATACACATAAGTTTCTGTAAGTCTTGGATCTGCAATTGTTAAATCAAAGGTAACCGCTTTTCCTGCATTTCCTCCAGGAATAAAATCTACTGCTGGGTCTTTACCAGCATAATCAGCACCAGTTAAACCACCATACTGTAACACATGGTCACTAAACATTTCTTTATTTGGTCTAATACGTCCAAAAACTGTACTTCCAGCAGGTACAGATGGATGATCTGTAGAAATTACATCTCTAATAATATCATTTGATCTATCATCACCAAAAGCACCGTATTGTAATTCAAAAATAGATTCACTAGTATTTTGCACACCTTCTGCAAACAAATCTCCAAAGGTAGTCGTCATAGTATATCCTCCATTATTTATAACTTCATCCAATTCATCTGCTGCCTCTTGCCAAAAGTCGGTAATAACAGCTGAACTAATTTCAGATTCTAATACAGGGTCAAAGTTTGAAACATGTAACGTTGCATCATTCCTACCTGCAATAGTTACATAAACTTTTGCCAAGTAAGCATTTGCTGCATATTTTAAAACTCTCCCATCTTTATATTGACCTCTATCTGGCAACAATTGTGAAGCTAATTTTAAATCTGCTATAATTTGGCTATAAATTTCTTCCTCAGTACTATTTGCCAAATGAAGTTCATCTTTTGTTGGCGAAACCACTCTTAACGGTACTTCTCCAAACAAACGAACCAAATCAAAATATACTATAGCTCTAATAAAGAATGCCTGACCTAAACTTGTATCTCTATTTGACAAAGATGCTTTATCAGCTACATTTTCTATAATTTGATTAGCCGAGTTAATGGTTTGATACATCCCTAACCACACAGCATCTAAATTGATATTTGTGTTAGTAACATTTAAAGTATTTGCATCTTGATTAGCTCCTTGCTTAGAATTGTATTTACCTGAATGTGGCCATGTTAACAAACGTAATTTAGCACCGTAATAATCATATCCTTGCAATTGTGAATACATACCATTCACTGCTGTTTCTACACCTTCTACTGTAGAGAAAACCTGTTCTGGTGAATATTGTGTTTTAGGTTCAACTGTTAACTTACTATCAAAAGCATCTTCTAACAAATCACCACAACTGACAAACATTGTTGCCGATAATGTTAGAATTCCTATTATTTTTTTTGTGTTTTTCATCTCTATAATTTTTTAAAATCCAACATTTAACCCTATCATAAACGTACGTTGGTTAGGGAAAGATCCCCAATCTACACCACTCCTAGTAGGATCATAAGCAAAGCTGCTTACCTCAGGATCAAATCCTGAATAATTGGTCCATAAGTATAAGTTTTGTCCTGAAACAGATAATTTTGCACTATCTATAAAAGAAATATCATCAACAGGTAAGTTGTATCCTAAAGTTACATAGCTCAATCTTAAGAATGACCCATCCTCAACATTTCTGTCGTTAAATTCATCAGGGTAACTAGCTCCAGAACCTGCTCCTACACGTGGATAATTTCCATTAGGATTTGTAACAGGATCAAAGGCATCATAATACGCTTCTCTTCTTACGTTTTTAGACGTATTATTTGCATAAGCAGACTCCATGGTATTTCCGTTTGCTATTTCGTTACCATACACTCCATTAAACATGATGCTTGCTGAAAAGTTTTTATGTTCGAATGTAGATCCTAAACCATAGCTAAATTCTGGGTTTGGATTTCCAATAACTGTTTTATCATTATCATCAATATTTCCATCTCCATTTTGATCTATAAAATAAACATCTCCAACCTGTAATGGATTTCCTTTAAACTCAAGAGGATTTCCTGTAGCAGGAGAGGTTAACTGACTTGCATCACGAATAATTCCTTGTGTTGCATATCCATAAAACAAAGCCGCTTGTCTTCCTTCAATAAAAATGTTTGCTGCCTGTTTAAATACGTTACCTCCAGAAATTCTAGTTCCTTGAAAAGCTATTTGATCACCTAAAGCTCCAAATGCTGATTTTTCTAATCCTAATGCTTCAATTCTATTTCTACTAAAAGCTATATTTCCAAAAATACTCCAATTAGTGTTTTTTGTATTGATTACATCACCACTTAAAGAAACCTCTAGTCCTTTTGTAACTAAGTCTCCTTGATTTGATACAATACTCCCAAAACCTGTAGAAGGTGGTATTGGTGCCTTAATTAATAAGTTAGAACTGTTTTTATAATACACATCTACATTCCCCACTAATCTATCGTTAAAGAATCC
Above is a genomic segment from Wenyingzhuangia fucanilytica containing:
- a CDS encoding glycoside hydrolase family 3 N-terminal domain-containing protein encodes the protein MFRIVKINLYALTTAVLLLLSSCKESKKDQKDLDYWSTKLSTEERVADLMSKMTLEEKVAQMVQYVGLEHMKTAENNVSAEDLETSDAHAFYPGLHSNDVAEMTKRGEIGSFLHVLTTKEANYLQTLARESRLKIPVIIGIDAIHGNGLFSGATIYPSPITMAATWDDDLAYKASAETALEMRATGTHWAFTPNIDVLRDPRWGRTGETFGEDPYLVGNMGVATINGLQSEDFSGSDKVVACVKHLIGGGQPITGINASPIDVSKRTLLEVYLRPFKRAVKEANIYSIMTAHNELNGVPCHMEKNLMTNIMRDEYGFKGFYVSDWNDVRRIDIWHHVATDFKDAVRLSVDAGMDMNMHGPLFADYVVELVNEGKLSQARVDEACAKILEAKFRLGLFENPFIEESKVAEQVFTTKHQNTSLEQARRGITLLKNDGVLPLKASKKKIFVVGPNANNQTTLGDWVSSQPEENTITILEGIQDLAKEKGDQVSFYDVGEYGLEITDTQIAKSASYAKQSDVTVMVLGENSFRHEWDKKTTGENMDRSTLKLSGRQIELAKAIIKTGKPVVVVYVNGSIIAEEWLEENVSAVVEAWEPGSFGGQAVAEVLYGNVNPSGKLPLTIPRSVGQIQMIYNHKPTAYIHKYYNESKTPLHPFGFGLSYTNYTYGTPKVSSDVVTKEAPVTVSVSVTNSGNYDGEEVVQLYIRDEVSSVTRPVKELKKYKRVAIAAGETKEITFELGAESLAFYDFNFDYCVEPGNFTILTGSSSADKDLQSVQLRVDEKIMFN
- a CDS encoding RagB/SusD family nutrient uptake outer membrane protein, which translates into the protein MKNTKKIIGILTLSATMFVSCGDLLEDAFDSKLTVEPKTQYSPEQVFSTVEGVETAVNGMYSQLQGYDYYGAKLRLLTWPHSGKYNSKQGANQDANTLNVTNTNINLDAVWLGMYQTINSANQIIENVADKASLSNRDTSLGQAFFIRAIVYFDLVRLFGEVPLRVVSPTKDELHLANSTEEEIYSQIIADLKLASQLLPDRGQYKDGRVLKYAANAYLAKVYVTIAGRNDATLHVSNFDPVLESEISSAVITDFWQEAADELDEVINNGGYTMTTTFGDLFAEGVQNTSESIFELQYGAFGDDRSNDIIRDVISTDHPSVPAGSTVFGRIRPNKEMFSDHVLQYGGLTGADYAGKDPAVDFIPGGNAGKAVTFDLTIADPRLTETYVYNSYTRTNNGNEFKVFPVQNNNRGNNAYPFLNKYKDASYNNVTTNLNIVLLRYAEVLLLRAEVENELNGPGSAYQYVNQVLLRARTTATGTTTLPADWDGTSVPDQDTFRERIMKEYEYELNGEAHEWFYMRRRGLGRFVQEIKHHNEAVVFYGSENNKDVIFGDGVDPTPSSLESEMHIPIPLSETSANRDVN